GTTATTGCATGGTTCCATCGGACGTTCGCCTATTGTAAGGAAGAAGGACTGCTGGTTCGAGTCGGAGAGTGAGGTTGTAATCCAACTGACCCTATGTTAGGGTAAAAGCGCTTCATCGCATGGGCCTGGCGGTGGGGCGGTCAGTTACGTGCAGGCCTGCAACGTGGATGTTGCCTTAGCCCGGGAATTTCGTCGGAAGTCAGACCTAAGTCGCTGCATAGCTCGCGTCTTCGGCCCGCTCCTTCCCCGTCCCTCGAGTTCAAGACAATATCATCATACTCAAAGGAGGAACCCCAGATGGGTTCAAAGATTTATGTCGGTGGGTTGCCGTATTCGGCGACTGAGCAGCAGTTGAGCGATCTGTTCGGACAACACGGTGGTGTTGCTTCGGCGCGGATCATCACGGATAAGTTCACGGGACAGTCGCGTGGATTCGGCTTCGTGGAAATGTCTACGGACCAGGAAGCGCAGGCAGCCATTACCGCGCTGAATGGTGCGGAAATGGGCGGCCGGACTTTAACGGTCAATGAAGCACGTCCACAGGAACCGCGCAATGGTGGCCGTGGCGGTTTCGGTGGTCCTGGTCGCAGCGGTGGCGGCGGAAAGCGCGATCGCTGGTAAGCTATACGGGTATCCGTTCATGGGGGGGCTGTCACCGAAAGGTGGCAGCCCCTTTGTTTTTATCAAAGGCCAAGTGAGAACGATCGGCTCAGTGGTTTAGACATCAACGGCTCAACCCCTCAGAGGACTCGTGGATTAATTGCAAAAATCACGAATAGAAGGAGGTGAGCTAATCCACCCACTCGTTGTCATCAGTAGCGGCATTTTTGTGGGTTTCAGTGAGAGACTCCAAGGAAGGCGGAGGACCTTGGAGAACTTCTTTGACAAGCTTCAGAAACGCCTGAGATTGGAGCGGCTTTTCTACGAATGGAAGGACGCCTTGGCGGATGCCATACCCTGCCAGGTCCTTGTCCATGTTGCCTGAAATCAGGACGACACGAAGGTCTTTTCGCATATGGAGTGCACGGAGGGCCAGGTCGTGGCCGTGGACATGAGGAAACTCATTTGCATCGGAGGCGAACGAAAAGCCGGGAGGGGGCAAAACCAGATCCGTGACCAGCAGATCGATTCTCCCCTGATGAGTCTTGCAGAGTCTGAGCGCATCCGAGCTGCCGCCGGCCTGCAAAACGTGAAACCCCTCTTGTGCAAGCATCTTCGAGACGACTCCCAGCACCGCTGGTTCGTCGTCGACGACAAGTACCGTCCGCTCCGTTGACGTAGGCGTAGACATGAGAGTGTCGGTAGTACGTGTTCCGGTCGAATGATTCTAGCGTAATGAAACACAGTCGGGTTGGCTAGAAGTATTGCGGTTTTCGCAATTGTCCCTCAGGCGAACGACGGCGCAATTTGCCCGTGACGAAAGGGAAGAACATGTTGAGATCGGGAAATCAGCCGGAGTCCGTCTTGAGCCTCTCAAGTCTGACTCGGTCCAGCGTGACGACCAGTGATTGGTCGTGAGTCACTGTCAC
This genomic window from Nitrospiraceae bacterium contains:
- a CDS encoding RNA-binding protein, giving the protein MGSKIYVGGLPYSATEQQLSDLFGQHGGVASARIITDKFTGQSRGFGFVEMSTDQEAQAAITALNGAEMGGRTLTVNEARPQEPRNGGRGGFGGPGRSGGGGKRDRW
- a CDS encoding response regulator, with product MSTPTSTERTVLVVDDEPAVLGVVSKMLAQEGFHVLQAGGSSDALRLCKTHQGRIDLLVTDLVLPPPGFSFASDANEFPHVHGHDLALRALHMRKDLRVVLISGNMDKDLAGYGIRQGVLPFVEKPLQSQAFLKLVKEVLQGPPPSLESLTETHKNAATDDNEWVD